A genomic stretch from Vicinamibacterales bacterium includes:
- a CDS encoding PadR family transcriptional regulator produces the protein MPPDAFVELKKGSAETLVLAVLEDGPRHGYELAKEIDRRSAGRLIFHVATLYTTLYRMEHDGLIAGRWVEKPSQRRRRFYRITAAGRRRLAAARRNWKDFVSAIDGVVLKPVT, from the coding sequence ATGCCACCGGATGCGTTCGTCGAACTGAAGAAGGGCAGCGCCGAGACGCTGGTGCTGGCGGTGCTCGAGGACGGGCCGCGGCACGGCTATGAGCTGGCCAAGGAAATCGACCGGCGTTCCGCCGGGCGTCTGATCTTCCACGTCGCGACCCTCTACACCACGCTCTACCGCATGGAACACGACGGCTTGATCGCCGGGCGGTGGGTCGAGAAGCCCTCGCAGCGGCGCCGCCGCTTCTACCGGATCACCGCCGCCGGACGCCGCCGGCTCGCGGCCGCGCGGCGCAACTGGAAGGACTTCGTCAGCGCCATCGACGGCGTCGTCCTGAAGCCGGTGACCTGA
- a CDS encoding ABC transporter permease gives MPAPGDWNAAIRARLTPLLGAPPDAEFVDELAAHLAQAYDDARREGGSEDESRAAALRLLDESSPWLDAARERARRPVPRRIREWTRQEAPVPGERGGSMYRLGFMRDARHALRMLVRTPGFSAVAIMTFALGIGINAAVFSVVNGVLLRPLPYPEADRITMVWVDNTREKIKEDINSYPNYRDWRDQNSSYAHLAGYADAAFTLTGAGEPERLLGAEVTTNFFDVMGIRPTTGRLFTEANEIEGRDRVIVISHGLWQRRFGGAADVIGRTITLSTRPHEIIGVMPPEMRFPEGAELWKPLAPAQGLREARGSFWLPVIGRLRPGVSVQQAQTEMAGISARIAEQFPGNRGYGANVVGFREQLVGSVQRPLAILMASVLFVLLIACANLANLMLGRTAARRRELAVRTALGAGRARLVRQILTESLVLAMIGGAAGVLLAYWTTGFFVSLAGDSIPGADQIRLDARVLLFAVAAATVAALIAGLLPALHASRAAVADVLREGGRQGGPSGSGRTRNVLVAAEVALALVLLTGAGLLLQTLWGMQRVDRGFQIDRIGMATISLPGSVYPTPDAARAFYARLLEKVRAVPGVESASLASGILQPLLTNSAGFAFEGKPLPPQEQRPEYPFESVSPGFFDTIGARIVRGRGFTEQDHARAPFAVIVNETLATSVWPGEDPIGRRLKPGDGTNPQAPWLTVVGVVKDLRRADVKRHIRPEIYFSSLQRTRSTQILVYRAAGDPAAVMPAIRREVQQLDPQLALFRVTSLRAALSNTLRQPRFQATLLGGFAAIALLLASIGIYGVTSHAVAQRTQEVGIRMAMGAQRSAVRALMLKQHVTPALVGVAVGLAGALALSRFLASLLYGVRAVDPWTYLAVTAALVGVAIAACWIPASRAMRVDPLVALRAE, from the coding sequence ATGCCCGCCCCCGGCGACTGGAACGCGGCCATCCGCGCCCGGCTCACGCCGCTGCTCGGCGCGCCGCCCGATGCGGAGTTCGTCGACGAGCTGGCGGCGCACCTGGCCCAGGCCTACGACGACGCGCGGCGGGAGGGCGGCAGCGAGGACGAGAGCCGCGCCGCGGCGCTGCGGCTGCTCGACGAATCGAGCCCGTGGCTCGACGCCGCACGGGAACGCGCCCGGCGCCCCGTCCCGAGGCGGATCCGCGAGTGGACACGGCAAGAGGCGCCGGTCCCCGGCGAACGAGGAGGCTCCATGTACAGACTCGGCTTCATGCGAGACGCGCGCCACGCCCTGCGGATGCTGGTGCGGACGCCCGGGTTCAGCGCCGTCGCGATCATGACCTTCGCGCTCGGCATCGGGATCAACGCCGCGGTGTTCAGCGTCGTCAACGGGGTGCTGCTCCGGCCGCTGCCCTACCCCGAGGCCGATCGCATCACGATGGTGTGGGTCGACAACACGCGCGAGAAGATCAAGGAAGACATCAACTCGTACCCGAATTACCGCGATTGGCGCGACCAGAATTCATCGTACGCGCACCTCGCCGGCTACGCCGATGCGGCATTCACGCTGACCGGCGCCGGCGAGCCGGAGCGGCTCCTCGGCGCCGAGGTGACGACGAACTTCTTCGACGTGATGGGCATCAGGCCGACGACGGGACGCCTGTTCACGGAAGCGAACGAGATCGAGGGGCGGGATCGCGTGATCGTGATCTCGCACGGCTTGTGGCAGCGCCGCTTCGGCGGGGCCGCCGACGTCATCGGCCGGACGATCACGCTCAGTACACGGCCGCACGAGATCATCGGCGTCATGCCGCCCGAGATGCGGTTCCCCGAGGGGGCGGAACTGTGGAAGCCGCTCGCGCCGGCGCAGGGGCTGCGCGAGGCGCGCGGATCGTTCTGGCTGCCGGTCATCGGCCGGCTTCGTCCCGGCGTGTCGGTGCAGCAGGCGCAGACCGAGATGGCGGGCATTTCCGCCCGCATCGCCGAGCAGTTTCCCGGCAACCGCGGCTACGGCGCGAACGTCGTCGGCTTCCGCGAGCAGCTGGTGGGGAGCGTACAGCGGCCGCTGGCGATCCTCATGGCCTCCGTGCTCTTCGTCCTGTTGATCGCGTGCGCGAACCTTGCCAACCTGATGCTCGGCCGGACAGCGGCGCGGCGGCGCGAGCTGGCGGTGCGCACGGCGCTCGGCGCGGGACGCGCCCGCCTCGTGCGGCAGATCCTCACCGAGTCCCTCGTGCTCGCGATGATCGGCGGCGCCGCCGGCGTCCTGCTCGCGTACTGGACGACCGGGTTCTTCGTGTCGCTCGCCGGCGACAGCATTCCCGGGGCAGATCAGATCCGGCTCGACGCGCGCGTGCTGCTCTTCGCCGTTGCGGCGGCGACCGTCGCGGCGCTGATTGCCGGTCTTCTCCCCGCGCTCCACGCCTCGCGCGCCGCAGTCGCCGACGTGCTCCGCGAAGGGGGGCGCCAGGGCGGCCCCTCCGGCAGCGGGCGAACCCGGAACGTGCTCGTCGCCGCGGAGGTCGCGCTGGCGCTGGTGCTCCTCACCGGCGCCGGCCTGCTGCTGCAGACGCTCTGGGGCATGCAGCGCGTCGACCGCGGGTTCCAGATCGATCGCATCGGCATGGCGACGATCAGTCTGCCGGGCAGCGTCTATCCCACGCCGGACGCGGCGCGCGCGTTCTACGCCAGGCTGCTCGAGAAGGTGCGGGCGGTGCCCGGCGTCGAGTCTGCGTCGCTCGCCTCGGGCATCCTGCAGCCGCTGCTCACCAACTCCGCCGGCTTCGCGTTCGAGGGCAAGCCGCTGCCGCCGCAGGAGCAGCGCCCCGAGTATCCCTTCGAGTCGGTATCGCCGGGGTTCTTCGACACGATCGGCGCCAGGATCGTGCGCGGCCGGGGATTCACGGAGCAGGATCACGCCCGGGCGCCGTTCGCGGTGATCGTCAACGAAACGCTCGCCACCAGCGTCTGGCCCGGCGAAGACCCGATCGGGCGCCGCCTGAAGCCCGGCGACGGCACGAACCCGCAGGCGCCATGGTTGACGGTGGTGGGCGTGGTCAAGGATCTGCGCCGCGCCGACGTGAAGCGCCACATCCGTCCCGAGATCTACTTCTCGTCGCTGCAGCGCACGCGCAGCACGCAGATTCTCGTGTATCGCGCCGCCGGCGATCCCGCCGCCGTCATGCCGGCGATCCGCCGGGAGGTGCAGCAGCTGGATCCGCAGCTCGCGCTGTTCCGCGTGACCAGTCTGCGCGCCGCGCTGTCGAACACGCTGCGGCAGCCGCGATTCCAGGCGACGCTGCTCGGCGGCTTCGCGGCGATCGCGCTGCTCCTCGCCTCGATCGGGATCTACGGCGTCACGTCGCACGCCGTCGCGCAACGGACGCAGGAAGTGGGCATCCGCATGGCGATGGGAGCGCAGCGCTCGGCGGTGCGGGCGCTGATGCTCAAGCAGCACGTGACGCCGGCGCTGGTCGGCGTCGCGGTCGGCCTGGCGGGCGCGCTGGCGCTGAGCCGCTTCCTGGCCTCGCTGCTCTACGGCGTCCGCGCCGTGGATCCGTGGACGTATCTCGCCGTGACGGCGGCACTCGTGGGAGTGGCGATCGCCGCCTGCTGGATCCCGGCCAGCCGAGCCATGCGCGTCGATCCGCTCGTCGCGTTGCGCGCCGAGTAA
- a CDS encoding O-methyltransferase: MNQETWTAVDNYISEQLIPADPVLDAAQRAAQDAGLPAISVSAPQGKFLHLLARLAGARRILEIGTLGGYSTIWLARALPSGGRLVSLEFDPGHAAVARANLERAGLAPLVEVRVGRALDLLPALEAGERFDFVFIDADKPSTPAYFEWALKLTRSGGVVVVDNVIRDGKIVDASGTDADVEGMRRFLATLAAESRASGTVIQTTGVKGYDGFALVVV; encoded by the coding sequence ATGAACCAGGAGACGTGGACCGCGGTCGACAACTACATCAGCGAACAACTGATTCCCGCTGACCCGGTGCTGGACGCGGCGCAGCGCGCCGCGCAGGACGCCGGGCTGCCGGCGATCAGCGTCTCGGCGCCGCAGGGCAAGTTCCTGCACCTGCTCGCGCGCCTCGCGGGCGCGCGGCGGATTCTCGAGATCGGCACGCTCGGCGGCTACAGCACGATCTGGCTCGCCCGGGCGCTGCCGTCCGGCGGCCGTCTCGTGTCGCTCGAATTCGATCCCGGACACGCGGCGGTGGCGCGCGCCAACCTCGAACGCGCCGGCCTCGCTCCCCTCGTCGAGGTTCGCGTCGGGCGTGCCCTCGACCTTCTCCCCGCGCTCGAAGCCGGCGAGCGGTTCGACTTCGTGTTCATCGACGCCGACAAGCCGTCCACGCCGGCGTACTTCGAGTGGGCGCTGAAGCTCACCCGCAGCGGCGGCGTGGTCGTCGTCGACAACGTCATCCGGGACGGGAAGATCGTCGACGCCTCCGGGACGGACGCCGACGTCGAGGGCATGCGCCGGTTCCTCGCGACGCTTGCGGCCGAATCGCGCGCCTCGGGGACGGTGATTCAGACCACAGGCGTCAAAGGCTACGACGGCTTCGCCCTCGTCGTCGTATAG